In one Acomys russatus chromosome 15, mAcoRus1.1, whole genome shotgun sequence genomic region, the following are encoded:
- the Arnt gene encoding LOW QUALITY PROTEIN: aryl hydrocarbon receptor nuclear translocator (The sequence of the model RefSeq protein was modified relative to this genomic sequence to represent the inferred CDS: inserted 3 bases in 2 codons; deleted 8 bases in 6 codons): MLSFCVSDNVKVWRVLVLCDDEQLCSDKERFARSDDEQSSADKERLARENHSEIERRRRNKMTAYITELSDMVPTCSALARKPDKLTILRMAVSHMKSLRGTGNTSTDGSYKPSFLTDQELKHLILEAADGFLFIVSCETGRVVYVSDSVTPVLNQPQSEWFGSTLYDQVHPDDVDKLREQLSTSENALTGRILDLKTGTVKKEGQQSSMRMCMGSRRSFICRMRCGSSSVDPVSMNRLSFLRNRCRVKNGLGSVKEGEPHFVVVHCTGYIKAWPPAGVSLPDDDPEAGQGSKFCLVAIGRLQVTSSPNCTDMSNICQPTEFISRHNIEGXIHLVDHRCVATVGYQPQELLGKNIVEFCHPEDQQLLRDSFQQVVKLKGQVLSVMFPVALRPREWLWMRTSSFTFQNPYSDEIEYIICTNTSVRNSSQEPRPALSNTIQRSQLGPSANLSLEMGTGQLQQQQQQQQTELDMGPGRDGLASYSHSQVSVQSVATAGPEHSKPLEKSEGLFAQDRDPRFSEIYPSISTDESKGISSRTVPATHQLFSQGSSFPPTPRPAENFRNSGLXPPVTIVQPSSSAGQMLAQISRHSNSSQGASPLGPRSTRPGFSAQQVSTQAAAKTRSSQFGVSSFQTSSSFSAMSVPGAPTASPGTAPTYPGLTSRGASFPPEAGQTAGQFQARTSEGVGVWPQWQGQQPHHRSSSSEQHVQQTSAQPAQPEVFQEMLSMLGDQSTSYNNEEFPDLTMFPPFSE, translated from the exons GGAAAATCATAGTGAAATAGAGCGGCGGCGGCGGAACAAGATGACAGCTTACATCACAGAGCTGTCAGACATGGTGCCCACCTGCAGTGCTCTGGCTCGCAAACCAGACAAGCTAACCATCTTACGCATGGCCGTGTCTCACATGAAGTCCTTGAGGGGAACTGGCAACACGTCCACTGACGGCTCCTACAAGCCATCTTTCCTCACTGACCAG GAGCTGAAACATTTGATCCTGGAGGCAGCAGACggctttctgtttattgtctCGTGTGAGACTGGCCGGGTGGTCTATGTCTCTGACTCAGTGACTCCTGTACTGAACCAGCCGCAGTCTGAATGGTTTGGGAGCACGCTGTACGACCAGGTGCACCCAGACGATGTGGATAAACTCCGAGAGCAGCTCTCCACTTCAGAAAATGCCCTGACAG GGCGGATCCTCGATCTGAAGACTGGAACAGTGAAAAAGGAGGGTCAGCAGTCTTCCATGAGGATGTGCATGGGCTCAAGGAGATCCTTCATTTGCCGAATGAG GTGTGGCAGTAGCTCCGTGGACCCCGTCTCCATGAATAGACTGAGCTTTTTGAGGAACAGATGCAGGGTAAA GAACGGACTCGGCTCTGTGAAGGAAGGAGAGCCTCACTTTGTGGTCGTGCACTGCACAGGCTACATCAAGGCCTGGCCCCCAGCAG GTGTCTCCCTCCCAGATGATGACCCGGAGGCTGGCCAGGGGAGCAAATTCTGCCTAGTGGCTATTGGCCGGCTGCAG GTGACCAGCTCTCCCAACTGTACAGACATGAGT AACATTTGTCAACCAACAGAGTTCATCTCCCGACACAACATAGAGGG TATTCACCTTGTCGATCATCGCTGCGTGGCAACTGTCGGCTACCAGCCACAG gAGCTCTTAGGAAAGAATATTGTAGAATTTTGTCATCCTGAAGACCAGCAACTTCTAAGGGACAGCTTTCAACAG GTGGTGAAACTAAAAGGCCAAGTGCTGTCTGTCATGTTTCCGGTT GCTCTAAGGCCCCGAGAATGGCTCTGGATGAGAACCAGCTCCTTCACCTTCCAAAACCCGTACTCAGATGAAATTGAGTACATCATCTGCACCAACACCAGTGTGAG GAACTCTAGCCAGGAACCACGGCCTGCACTGTCTAACACAATCCAGAGGTCACAGCTGGGTCCATCTGCCAATTTATCCTTAGAGATGGGCACAGGGCAGCTG cagcagcagcagcagcagcagcaaacagaaCTGGATATGGGGCCAGGACGAGATGGGCTGGCCAGCTACAGTCATTCCCAG GTTTCTGTTCAGTCTGTGGCAACTGCAGGACCAGAA CACAGCAAGCCCCTTGAGAAGTCAGAGGGACTCTTTGCCCAGGACAGAGATCCAAGGTTTTCCGAAATCTATCCCAGCATCAGCACAG ATGAGAGTAAAGGCATCTCCTCCCGCACT GTCCCTGCCACCCACCAGCTGTTCTCCCAGGGCAGCtcattccctcccaccccccggCCGGCAGAAAACTTCAG GAATAGTGGTC ACCCTCCTGTAACCATTGTCCAGCCATCATCTTCTGCAGGGCAGATGTTGGCCCAGATTTCTCGTCACTCCAACTCTAGCCAGGGAGCAAGCCCC CTTGGACCGCGAAGCACCCGTCCAGGCTTCTCCGCCCAG cAAGTGTCCACCCAGGCTGCAGCCAAAACGCGTTCGTCCCAATTTGGTGTGAGCAGCTTTCAGACTTCGTCCTCCTTCAGTGCCATGTCTGTGCCGGGTGCTCCCACCGCGTCACCAGGCACTGCT CCTACCTACCCCGGTCTCACCAGCCGTGGGGCCAGCTTCC CTCCTGAGGCTGGACAGACTGCAGGACAGTTCCAGGCCCGGACCTCAGAGGGTGTGGGTGTCTGGCCGCAGTGGCAGGGCCAGCAGCCTCATCATCGGTCCAGTTCCAGCGAGCAGCACGTCCAGCAAACCTCAGCACAGCCCGCCCAGCCTGAGGTCTTCCAG GAAATGCTGTCCATGTTGGGCGACCAGAGCACCAGCTACAACAACGAAGAATTTCCTGACCTAACCATGTTCCCCCCCTTTTCAGAATAG
- the LOC127199558 gene encoding LOW QUALITY PROTEIN: cathepsin K-like (The sequence of the model RefSeq protein was modified relative to this genomic sequence to represent the inferred CDS: deleted 1 base in 1 codon) — protein sequence MWVLKFLLLPTVSFALHPEGMLDTQWELWKKTHRKQYNSKVHEISRRLIWEKNLKQISIHNLEASLGVHTYELAMNHLGDMTSEEVVQRMTGLTLPPHASSGNDTLYTPEWEGRVPDSVDYRKKGYVTPVKNQGECGSCWAFSSAGALEGQLKKKTGKLLTLSPQNLVDCVSENEGCGGGYMTRAFRYVQVNGGIDSEDAYPYVGQDESCMYNATAKAAKCRGYREIPVGNEKALKRAVARVGPVSVAIDASLTSFQFYSRGVYYDENCDRENVNHAVLVVGYGIQKRNKHWIIKNSWGESWGNKGYALLARNKDNACGIATLASFPKM from the exons ATGTGGGTGTTGAAGTTTCTGCTGCTACCCACGGTGAGCTTCGCTCTGCACCCTGAGGGGATGCTGGACACCCAGTGGGAGCTGTGGAAGAAGACTCACAGGAAGCAGTATAACAGCAAG GTGCATGAAATCTCTCGGCGTTTAATATGGGAGAAAAACCTGAAGCAAATTTCCATTCACAATCTTGAGGCCTCTCTTGGTGTCCACACGTATGAACTGGCTATGAATCACTTGGGGGACATG ACCAGTGAAGAAGTGGTTCAGAGGATGACTGGACTCACATTACCACCCCACGCGTCC TCCGGCAACGACACTCTCTACACCCCAGAGTGGGAAGGCAGAGTCCCGGACTCCGTGGACTACCGCAAGAAAGGCTATGTGACTCCAGTCAAAAACCAG ggtgaGTGTGGTTCCTGTTGGGCTTTTAGCTCTGCGGGTGCCCTGGAGGGCCAACTCAAGAAGAAAACTGGCAAACTCTTAACCCTGAGTCCCCAGAATCTCGTGGACTGTGTGTCAGAGAACGAGGGCTGTGGAGGAGGTTACATGACCAGGGCCTTCCGGTATGTGCAGGTGAACGGGGGCATTGACTCTGAAGACGCTTATCCATACGTGGGCCAG GATGAAAGTTGTATGTACAATGCAACAGCCAAGGCAGCCAAATGCAGAGGGTACAGAGAGATCCCTGTGGGGAACGAGAAAGCCCTCAAGAGAGCGGTGGCTCGGGTAGGACCTGTCTCTGTGGCAATTGATGCAAGTTTAACATCTTTCCAGTTTTACAGCAGAG GCGTGTACTATGATGAAAATTGCGACCGTGAAAATGTGAACCATGCGGTGTTGGTGGTGGGCTATGGAATccagaagagaaacaaacactggatAATTAAAAACAG CTGGGGAGAAAGCTGGGGAAACAAAGGCTATGCTCTCTTGGCTCGGAACAAGGACAACGCCTGTGGCATAGCCACCCTGGCCAGCTTCCCCAAGATGTGA